A stretch of the Papaver somniferum cultivar HN1 chromosome 6, ASM357369v1, whole genome shotgun sequence genome encodes the following:
- the LOC113289191 gene encoding cytochrome P450 81E8-like, giving the protein MEMEPFYIFLTVSPLLFLLSILLLIQKKKKTKNHPPSPPSLPILGHLHLAKKPLYRTLAKISNKYGPILYLRFGSRPVLVVSDPSAAEECLNKNDIVFANRPQLFFGKTLGINYTSIVWAPYGHNWRNLRRITALEIFSSSRLQMFLDVRVDEARLMIKQLTSGNDEYRTVDLKAALFGMTLNIMMRMIAGKRYYGEGVKEVEEAAYFRELVEETFVLGGATNVGDFLPFLRWFGLNETEKRIVRLTKNRDVFLQRLIEERRKLMAIGDKNDDSSDRQQKTMIDVLLSLQKDEPDYYSDQMIRGLGGALLSAGTDTSAGTMEWAMSLLLNNPHVLKKAQKEIDEHVGQEQLVNEFDLSKLPYLHAIILETLRIYPAGPLSVPHESSEDTVLGGYNVPRGTMLLLNLWAIQNDPKSWDEPSKFKPERFEGLAEGGTRQGFKLMPFSSGRRGCPGEGMAMRVMGLALGSLIQCLDWERVNGEEMVDMTEGVGLTLPKAQPLEAKCRPRFNLLNLLSQVN; this is encoded by the exons ATGGAAATGGAACCCTTTTACATCTTCCTTACTGTTTCACCTTTACTCTTTCTTCTCTCAATCCTTCTTCtaatccagaagaagaagaaaaccaaaaatcaTCCACCAAGTCCGCCATCTCTTCCAATTCTTGGCCATCTCCACTTAGCTAAGAAACCATTATATCGAACCTTAGcaaaaatttccaacaaatatgGTCCAATTTTATACCTCCGATTCGGTTCCAGGCCAGTTCTAGTCGTGTCGGATCCGTCTGCTGCCGAGGAATGCTTAAACAAGAACGACATAGTCTTTGCAAACCGTCCGCAACTCTTTTTCGGTAAAACCTTGGGTATAAATTATACCAGCATAGTCTGGGCGCCATATGGGCATAATTGGCGGAATCTTCGACGGATCACGGCACTTGAAATTTTCTCGTCTAGTCGTCTGCAGATGTTCCTCGACGTCCGTGTTGATGAGGCCCGGTTGATGATTAAACAGCTGACGTCCGGCAATGATGAGTACCGGACGGTGGACCTTAAGGCAGCTTTATTTGGCATGACTCTGAAtattatgatgaggatgataGCCGGGAAAAGGTATTACGGTGAAGGTGTGAAAGAAGTGGAAGAAGCTGCATATTTTAGAGAGTTGGTTGAGGAAACATTTGTTTTGGGTGGAGCTACTAATGTGGGAGATTTCTTGCCGTTTTTAAGATGGTTCGGGCTTAATGAGACGGAGAAAAGGATAGTGAGACTGACGAAAAATAGAGATGTTTTCTTGCAGCGATTGATCGAAGAGCGTCGCAAACTGATGGCAATCGGTGATAAGAATGATGATTCGAGTGATAGACAACAGAAGACTATGATTGATGTTTTGTTGTCGCTTCAGAAGGATGAACCGGATTACTATAGCGATCAAATGATACGAGGCCTTGGAGGG GCACTGTTGTCAGCTGGAACAGACACTTCAGCAGGAACAATGGAATGGGCAATGTCTTTATTACTCAACAATCCACATGTTCTCAAGAAAGCCCAGAAAGAGATTGACGAGCACGTTGGACAAGAGCAATTAGTTAACGAATTTGATCTCAGTAAGCTGCCATACCTCCATGCCATCATCCTCGAGACCCTGCGGATATACCCAGCTGGACCGCTATCAGTACCACATGAGTCATCTGAAGATACTGTATTAGGAGGTTACAACGTTCCACGAGGCACAATGTTATTATTGAATTTGTGGGCCATACAAAATGATCCAAAGTCATGGGACGAACCGAGTAAGTTCAAGCCGGAGAGGTTCGAAGGGTTAGCGGAAGGAGGAACTAGACAAGGGTTCAAGCTGATGCCGTTCAGTTCAGGTAGGAGAGGTTGTCCCGGTGAAGGCATGGCAATGCGTGTGATGGGATTGGCATTAGGTTCATTGATTCAGTGTTTGGATTGGGAGAGAGTAAATGGAGAAGAAATGGTGGATATGACTGAGGGTGTAGGTCTGACATTGCCTAAGGCTCAACCCCTGGAAGCAAAATGTAGACCTCGCTTTAACTTGCTCAATCTGCTCTCTCAAGTGAATTAG